Proteins found in one Paucidesulfovibrio longus DSM 6739 genomic segment:
- a CDS encoding OmpP1/FadL family transporter — protein sequence MPHGYGTLQINDWLWFGIGEFTRFGLGTNYDHNWQGSTNIYKATVETYSINPNLAVKVTDDLSLALGVEYIYGRMDLRKNIKALGEDWHLLPDGDAWTWDAAIHYAPTDWLSFGMTYRDGFRFDASGDARFSKSIADDTVEMKANFPGSLSMGAAVKPYDDVTVELDYIWTNWSSLTKMEYTFTDKTVANITSIATNEIDSLKRYRDASRVQLGVEWLIDDDMALRFGYVFDESPQNENYADYMLPSNDRQIVSSGFGYSWGNWTTDFSLMYLWAADREIKNGVTGTFDTTITNCTTWLGGMSVGYKF from the coding sequence GTGCCCCACGGTTACGGAACGCTTCAGATCAACGACTGGCTGTGGTTCGGCATCGGCGAGTTCACCCGTTTCGGCCTCGGAACGAACTACGATCACAACTGGCAGGGTTCCACGAACATTTACAAGGCCACGGTAGAAACCTATTCCATCAACCCGAACCTGGCCGTGAAGGTTACCGATGACCTCTCCCTGGCCTTGGGCGTGGAATACATCTACGGCAGAATGGACCTGCGCAAGAACATCAAGGCGCTGGGCGAGGATTGGCACCTGCTCCCCGACGGAGACGCCTGGACCTGGGATGCCGCCATCCATTACGCCCCCACCGATTGGCTTTCCTTCGGCATGACCTACCGCGACGGGTTCCGCTTCGACGCCAGCGGCGATGCCAGATTTTCCAAGAGCATCGCTGACGACACCGTTGAAATGAAGGCGAACTTCCCCGGTTCTTTGAGCATGGGCGCGGCCGTCAAACCTTATGACGACGTGACTGTCGAGCTCGACTACATCTGGACGAACTGGAGTTCGCTGACCAAGATGGAGTACACGTTCACCGACAAGACCGTTGCCAACATCACCTCCATCGCCACCAACGAGATCGACTCGTTGAAGCGCTACCGCGACGCAAGCCGGGTCCAGCTGGGCGTGGAATGGCTCATCGACGACGACATGGCCCTCCGTTTCGGCTATGTGTTTGACGAGAGCCCCCAGAACGAGAACTACGCCGACTACATGCTGCCCTCCAACGATCGTCAGATCGTGAGTTCCGGCTTCGGCTACTCCTGGGGCAACTGGACCACCGACTTCTCCCTGATGTATCTTTGGGCTGCTGACCGTGAGATCAAGAACGGCGTCACCGGCACCTTCGATACCACCATCACCAACTGTACGACCTGGCTCGGCGGCATGTCCGTGGGCTACAAGTTCTAG
- a CDS encoding DUF4198 domain-containing protein, translating into MKLVRIVCVSIALIAFAATSALAHFGMVIPDKDEVTQSDKNLHLVLSFSHPFEGIGMDLEKPATFAVYQDGKAQDLLPGLKQTKVMDHQAWESDFAVKRPGMYVFFMEPKPYPEPAENNYIIHYTKTVVDAFEGGEEWNQPIGVKTEIVPLTRPFGNYAGNVFQGVVLLDGKPVPYSRVEVEFYNKDGKRNAPNGRMITQEVLADGNGVFTFACPWQGWWGFAALNDADYKIEGKDVELGAVLWIEMQ; encoded by the coding sequence ATGAAACTCGTTAGAATTGTTTGCGTTTCCATCGCACTTATCGCGTTTGCAGCCACCAGCGCATTGGCGCACTTTGGGATGGTCATTCCGGACAAGGACGAAGTGACCCAAAGCGACAAGAATCTGCATCTGGTCCTTTCGTTTTCCCATCCGTTTGAAGGGATCGGAATGGATCTGGAAAAACCCGCCACGTTCGCAGTGTACCAGGATGGCAAGGCACAGGATCTTTTGCCTGGGCTGAAGCAAACCAAGGTGATGGACCATCAGGCCTGGGAATCCGATTTTGCCGTAAAGCGTCCCGGCATGTATGTTTTCTTCATGGAACCGAAGCCTTATCCCGAACCGGCAGAGAATAACTACATCATTCACTACACGAAGACCGTGGTCGACGCCTTTGAGGGCGGCGAGGAGTGGAACCAGCCCATAGGGGTGAAGACCGAGATCGTTCCGTTGACCCGTCCCTTTGGAAACTATGCGGGCAACGTTTTCCAGGGCGTGGTCCTTCTGGACGGGAAACCTGTTCCCTATTCGCGCGTCGAGGTTGAGTTCTACAACAAGGACGGAAAGCGGAATGCGCCGAACGGCAGGATGATCACTCAGGAAGTGCTGGCCGACGGCAACGGCGTGTTTACGTTTGCCTGCCCCTGGCAGGGCTGGTGGGGTTTTGCCGCGCTGAACGACGCTGATTACAAGATCGAAGGCAAGGACGTAGAGCTGGGCGCGGTGCTGTGGATTGAAATGCAGTAG
- a CDS encoding peptidoglycan recognition protein family protein codes for MRPGFLLLLLLAAINSLLAWNAERWRFDSIVVHHSATRTGDYADIKAMHAKRGWDDAAYQLIMSNGSAELPAGALEPTGHYRDLSPGPATRNQRANLRGLHLCIIGNYQAEEFPEEMRPALGRALRELSKRFDVPPDRIMFHRDVSPSVCPGKHIQKEEMLRWMRDLANQCPPEIAAQQDQALASTGLSLGTYPRFLLLIHAAVSGVFLLAWSLLRFFTKRRSRTNRHSSGFSGRSSGRKRSGSVRYPRPR; via the coding sequence ATGCGCCCAGGTTTCCTCCTCCTCCTGCTTCTTGCGGCAATCAATTCCCTCCTGGCCTGGAACGCCGAAAGATGGCGGTTCGACTCCATCGTGGTGCACCACTCCGCCACCAGGACAGGAGACTACGCCGACATCAAAGCAATGCACGCCAAACGCGGCTGGGACGACGCGGCCTATCAGTTGATCATGTCCAACGGCAGCGCAGAGCTTCCGGCAGGCGCGCTCGAACCCACGGGACACTACCGCGACCTCTCCCCCGGACCGGCCACACGGAACCAGCGCGCCAACCTGCGCGGCCTGCATCTTTGCATTATCGGCAATTATCAGGCGGAGGAATTTCCGGAAGAGATGCGCCCCGCTCTGGGACGCGCTTTGCGAGAGCTCAGCAAGCGCTTCGACGTGCCGCCGGATCGAATCATGTTTCACAGGGACGTCAGTCCGAGCGTATGCCCCGGAAAACATATCCAGAAAGAGGAAATGCTGCGCTGGATGCGTGATCTTGCCAATCAATGCCCGCCGGAGATCGCCGCGCAGCAGGATCAGGCCCTCGCTTCCACGGGTCTGAGCCTGGGCACCTATCCACGCTTCCTGCTCCTGATCCACGCGGCTGTTTCCGGCGTTTTCCTGCTCGCCTGGAGCCTCCTGCGCTTCTTTACGAAACGCCGCTCCCGGACGAATCGCCACTCCTCCGGTTTCTCCGGACGGTCGTCAGGCCGAAAACGCTCCGGCTCGGTGCGCTACCCCCGTCCGCGCTGA
- a CDS encoding efflux RND transporter permease subunit translates to MNPARIFITRPVMTTLVMCSVLIFGAMAYFKLPVSALPSVDFPTVEVRASLAGANPETMASAVATPLEKELSAIAGLSSMTSTSGLGSTRITLQFDLDRSIDGAAQDVQSAISAAQRNLPSDMSSPPTFRKVNPADSPILYLAIYSPTLRLSDVDEYAESLLAQRISMVSGVAQVMVYGAQKYAVRIQLDPEAMASRGIGVDEVAEAVRKGNVNMPVGVVAGTAREYTVRSSGQLMDAAAYRPLVVAWRNGSAVRLDEIGKVEDSVDESRRRNWFNGQPGMVLAVQRQPGSNTVQVSEAIQALLPVFRAQLPAAVKLDVLYDRAESIKESVNEVKFTLGLTVVLVVLVIFVFLRNLRATIIPSLALPLSVVGSFMVMYLFDFSLNNISLMALTLSVGFVVDDAIVMLENVIRHREMGKPAFQAAMDGSHEIGWTIISMTVSLAAVFIPVLFMGGVVGRLFHEFAVTISAAILISGMVSLSLTPMLCNYMLRSDTGHGTHGRFYRLTEQGFEALRSAYERTLRLTIRHRRLTMAFSLLLLVVTAYLFAVIPKGFLPNEDAGQIRITTEAEQGVPFDVMTERQMELAKIVASDPAVDSYMSVVGAGGPNSSGNAGRLILRLKPRGEREEINVIVKRLKANLSKVPGIKSVVSVPPPVRIGGRSSKGQYQYTLQSQDTDELNRYALLLEEKLATIPGLQDVSSDLELRNPQLRVEIDRDRAAALGISAYQIEDALATAYGNRKVSTIYAANNSYDVIMELDSRFQSGPDALKQLYVRSSTGKLIPLETLTSRSLGVGPQSVNHSGQLPSATISFNLMPGASLGTAVAEVERMALESLPDTITTSFQGEAQAFQESMSGFWMLLGVSILVIYMVLGVLYESFIHPLTILSGLPSAGAGALLTLLLFGLDLDIYGFVGVIMLIGIVKKNAIMMIDFALDNQRREGSGAEDAIFAGALVRFRPIMMTTMAALMGTLPIALGMGAGAEARRPLGLAVVGGLLVSQLLTLYFTPVYYIYLDKLQKRVQRIFGGGNGKGAASLKA, encoded by the coding sequence TTGAACCCGGCGCGCATCTTCATCACCCGGCCGGTCATGACCACGCTGGTCATGTGTTCGGTCCTCATCTTCGGGGCCATGGCCTATTTCAAGCTGCCTGTCAGCGCCCTGCCGAGCGTCGACTTCCCCACGGTGGAGGTGCGCGCGTCCCTGGCCGGGGCCAACCCGGAAACCATGGCCTCGGCAGTGGCCACCCCGCTCGAAAAGGAGCTTTCCGCCATTGCCGGGCTGAGTTCCATGACCTCTACCAGCGGGCTCGGTTCGACACGCATCACCCTGCAATTCGACCTCGATCGCAGCATCGACGGCGCGGCCCAGGATGTCCAGTCGGCCATATCCGCGGCGCAGCGCAACCTGCCTTCGGACATGTCCTCGCCGCCGACCTTCCGCAAGGTCAACCCCGCGGACAGCCCGATCCTGTATCTCGCGATCTATTCCCCGACGCTGCGGCTCTCCGACGTGGACGAATATGCGGAATCGCTCCTGGCGCAGCGGATTTCCATGGTTTCCGGCGTGGCGCAGGTCATGGTCTACGGAGCCCAGAAATATGCGGTGCGCATCCAGCTCGATCCTGAAGCCATGGCTTCGCGCGGCATCGGCGTGGACGAGGTGGCGGAGGCGGTGCGCAAGGGCAACGTGAACATGCCGGTGGGCGTCGTGGCCGGGACCGCACGGGAATACACGGTCCGCTCCAGCGGCCAGCTCATGGACGCGGCCGCGTACAGGCCGTTGGTCGTGGCTTGGCGCAACGGGTCCGCCGTGCGTCTGGACGAAATCGGCAAGGTCGAGGACAGCGTTGACGAGAGCCGTCGCCGCAACTGGTTCAACGGTCAGCCCGGCATGGTCCTGGCCGTCCAGCGGCAGCCCGGAAGCAATACCGTTCAGGTTTCCGAGGCAATTCAGGCCCTGCTGCCCGTGTTTCGCGCCCAGCTGCCCGCCGCGGTCAAGCTGGACGTGCTCTACGATCGCGCCGAGTCCATCAAGGAAAGCGTGAACGAGGTGAAATTCACGCTCGGCCTCACCGTGGTGCTCGTGGTCCTGGTCATTTTCGTTTTTCTGCGCAATCTTCGGGCAACGATCATTCCGAGTCTCGCGCTGCCCCTGTCCGTGGTCGGCTCGTTCATGGTCATGTATCTCTTCGACTTCAGCCTGAACAATATTTCGCTCATGGCTCTGACGCTTTCGGTGGGATTCGTCGTGGACGACGCCATCGTCATGCTCGAGAACGTCATTCGCCACAGGGAAATGGGCAAACCCGCCTTCCAGGCGGCCATGGACGGTTCGCACGAGATCGGCTGGACCATCATTTCCATGACCGTATCCCTGGCCGCGGTATTCATACCCGTGCTGTTCATGGGAGGCGTCGTGGGGCGGCTCTTCCACGAATTCGCCGTGACCATTTCCGCAGCCATCCTGATCTCCGGCATGGTTTCCCTGAGCCTGACGCCCATGCTCTGCAACTACATGCTCCGTTCGGACACGGGGCACGGCACGCACGGGCGATTCTACCGGCTGACGGAGCAGGGCTTCGAAGCCTTGCGTTCGGCGTATGAACGCACGCTTCGGCTCACCATTCGACATCGCCGCCTGACCATGGCGTTTTCCTTGCTTCTTCTTGTGGTTACGGCTTATCTGTTTGCCGTCATCCCGAAAGGGTTCCTGCCGAACGAGGATGCCGGACAGATCCGCATCACCACGGAAGCGGAGCAGGGCGTGCCCTTCGACGTGATGACCGAGCGGCAGATGGAGCTGGCCAAGATCGTGGCTTCCGATCCCGCTGTCGATTCGTACATGTCCGTGGTCGGCGCAGGAGGCCCGAACAGCTCCGGAAACGCCGGACGCCTGATCCTGCGTCTCAAGCCCAGGGGCGAGCGCGAAGAGATCAACGTCATCGTGAAACGGCTCAAGGCAAACCTGTCCAAGGTGCCCGGCATCAAGTCCGTGGTTTCGGTTCCTCCGCCGGTGCGCATCGGCGGGAGAAGCTCCAAGGGACAATATCAATACACGCTGCAAAGTCAGGACACGGACGAGCTGAACCGCTACGCATTGCTGCTCGAAGAAAAGCTGGCGACGATCCCCGGACTTCAGGACGTCAGCAGCGACCTGGAGTTGCGCAATCCCCAGCTTCGCGTGGAAATCGACCGCGACCGCGCCGCTGCGCTGGGCATCTCGGCCTATCAGATCGAGGATGCCCTGGCCACGGCCTACGGCAACCGGAAGGTTTCCACCATCTATGCCGCCAATAATTCCTATGACGTGATCATGGAGCTGGACTCCAGGTTCCAGTCCGGGCCGGATGCGCTCAAGCAGCTCTATGTGCGTTCGAGCACCGGAAAGCTGATTCCCCTGGAAACGCTGACGAGCCGGAGCCTGGGCGTCGGACCGCAATCCGTGAACCACTCCGGGCAGCTTCCGTCCGCGACGATATCATTCAACCTGATGCCCGGCGCATCGCTCGGAACGGCCGTGGCCGAGGTGGAACGAATGGCGCTGGAATCGCTGCCCGACACGATCACCACGAGCTTCCAGGGGGAGGCGCAAGCCTTTCAGGAGTCCATGAGCGGCTTCTGGATGCTGCTCGGCGTTTCCATCTTGGTGATCTACATGGTGCTCGGCGTGTTGTATGAAAGTTTCATCCATCCGCTCACGATTCTTTCCGGTCTTCCCTCCGCCGGAGCCGGAGCCTTGTTGACGCTGCTGCTTTTCGGGCTTGATCTGGACATCTACGGTTTCGTCGGTGTGATCATGCTCATAGGCATCGTCAAGAAAAACGCGATCATGATGATCGACTTCGCCTTGGACAATCAGCGTCGGGAGGGCAGCGGAGCGGAAGACGCCATTTTTGCCGGCGCATTGGTCCGCTTCCGCCCGATCATGATGACGACCATGGCCGCGCTCATGGGCACGCTCCCCATCGCCCTTGGCATGGGGGCGGGAGCCGAGGCGCGCAGGCCGCTGGGACTCGCCGTTGTCGGCGGTCTGCTCGTGTCCCAGCTGCTGACGCTGTACTTCACCCCTGTATATTATATCTATCTGGATAAGCTCCAAAAACGGGTGCAGCGAATCTTCGGCGGCGGCAACGGCAAGGGAGCCGCATCGCTCAAGGCGTAG
- a CDS encoding efflux RND transporter periplasmic adaptor subunit has protein sequence MFFGCDAGEKAGKGDKSVPVVAAKAELRVVPSVIRAVGNLDPLATVDVRTRVGGMIQEQFVRDGQDVQEGDILFQIDPRPFELAVQEARARLERDRAQLANAQSGLRRYAQLKEQKVVAEGQYDDSYAAAKTLEGTIKLDQATLDRALLDLEYSTIRAPISGRVGNVLLNKGNLVEANDDDPLVTINQIRPILVTFSVPEAHLPSIQEQMAKGALAAQAFVQGDETRPEEGELYSVDNAVDRDTGSIRLKALFPNDEGRLWPGQFVRVILQLGERSGVVVPSGAVLDGLKGTYVYVVRQDSTVEARPVKVVAVFDRVTLLGDGLADGEIVVAEGQLRLEPGTKVVIAGDPQPVSEVGP, from the coding sequence TTGTTTTTCGGCTGCGACGCAGGCGAGAAGGCCGGCAAGGGGGATAAGTCCGTGCCCGTGGTGGCGGCCAAGGCCGAACTGCGGGTCGTGCCCAGCGTCATCCGCGCCGTTGGAAACCTGGATCCGCTGGCCACGGTGGACGTGCGCACCCGCGTGGGCGGCATGATTCAGGAGCAGTTCGTGCGGGACGGCCAGGACGTGCAGGAAGGGGACATCCTCTTCCAGATTGATCCGCGCCCCTTCGAGCTGGCCGTGCAGGAAGCCCGCGCCCGTCTGGAGCGGGATCGCGCCCAGCTGGCCAACGCTCAGTCCGGTCTGCGCCGCTACGCGCAGCTCAAGGAGCAGAAAGTGGTGGCCGAAGGGCAGTATGACGATTCCTATGCGGCGGCCAAGACGCTGGAAGGGACGATCAAACTCGACCAGGCCACTTTGGACAGGGCGCTGCTTGATCTCGAATATTCCACTATCCGCGCCCCCATTTCCGGCCGTGTCGGAAACGTCCTGCTCAACAAGGGCAATCTCGTGGAAGCCAACGACGATGATCCCCTGGTCACGATCAATCAGATCCGTCCCATCCTGGTCACGTTCTCCGTGCCGGAAGCGCACCTGCCTTCCATTCAGGAACAAATGGCCAAGGGCGCGCTCGCGGCCCAGGCATTCGTGCAGGGCGACGAGACAAGGCCGGAAGAGGGCGAGCTCTACTCCGTGGACAACGCGGTGGACCGCGATACGGGGAGTATCCGTCTCAAGGCGCTTTTCCCCAATGACGAGGGGCGACTCTGGCCCGGCCAGTTCGTGCGGGTGATCTTGCAGCTGGGCGAGCGCAGCGGAGTGGTGGTTCCTTCGGGCGCGGTCCTCGATGGTCTCAAGGGAACCTACGTCTATGTCGTTCGACAGGATTCAACGGTGGAGGCCCGCCCCGTGAAGGTCGTGGCCGTCTTCGACAGAGTGACCCTGCTGGGCGACGGACTTGCCGACGGCGAGATCGTGGTCGCGGAGGGGCAGTTGCGGCTCGAACCCGGCACCAAGGTCGTGATCGCGGGCGATCCGCAGCCGGTTTCCGAGGTCGGTCCTTGA
- a CDS encoding substrate-binding periplasmic protein — MSKFAFLTIFLCLHLLIFAETAKPETLRIAYPEFKPFFYRTGQGEMEGLFYEIISEALGRMHIETTWTAFPWSRCQALVQGGMQDAMITVPTRERSEYTLTHATPFYRKSMNVFTYQGHPRFQEILGIKKLQDIKEFGFSVITYTTNGWSRDNVASLGITVEESPTLRSVWLMLAHHRGDLVIEWPLGAWPEIQNAGLEKDILDTKIELTSMPFHLLVRKRCPLAVLVEQSFDGIIEQMRRDGTMRKILARYTDRNKPSN, encoded by the coding sequence ATGTCGAAATTCGCTTTTTTGACGATATTTCTTTGTCTTCACCTCCTGATCTTCGCCGAAACGGCGAAGCCAGAAACGCTGCGCATCGCCTACCCTGAATTCAAGCCCTTTTTTTACCGAACCGGCCAAGGGGAGATGGAAGGACTGTTCTATGAAATTATTTCCGAAGCCCTGGGCAGGATGCACATCGAAACGACCTGGACAGCCTTTCCCTGGTCTAGATGCCAGGCTCTCGTGCAAGGCGGCATGCAGGACGCCATGATCACCGTTCCCACGCGGGAGCGGTCCGAATACACCTTGACCCATGCGACGCCGTTCTACCGCAAGTCCATGAACGTCTTCACCTACCAGGGTCACCCCAGATTCCAGGAAATCCTCGGCATAAAAAAGCTCCAGGACATCAAGGAGTTCGGATTCTCGGTCATCACCTACACGACCAATGGCTGGAGCAGGGACAATGTCGCCTCCTTGGGAATCACGGTCGAGGAATCGCCGACATTGCGCAGCGTATGGCTGATGCTCGCGCACCATCGAGGCGACCTGGTCATTGAATGGCCGCTGGGGGCGTGGCCGGAAATCCAGAACGCCGGATTGGAAAAGGACATCCTGGATACGAAAATCGAACTGACATCCATGCCATTCCACCTGCTCGTCCGGAAGAGATGCCCTCTGGCCGTCCTTGTGGAACAGTCGTTCGACGGAATCATAGAACAAATGCGCCGGGACGGCACCATGCGGAAGATTCTTGCGAGATATACGGACCGGAACAAGCCTTCGAACTGA
- a CDS encoding DEAD/DEAH box helicase, with amino-acid sequence MMTNSQHSESKAFYLLHPTLQRWIWKQRWTNLRDIQEEAIHSILANDRDVIISAATAGGKTEAAFLPVLSDVLRTNSEGVAVLGIIPLKALINDQYQRLESLTQATGIPVFAWHGDVTASKKNKALASSGSVLLITPESLEALFVTRPDQTMRAFRSLNRIIVDELHVFIGAERGRQLQSLMHRVEYVVGKKIPRIGLSATLGDMLMASDFLRHDKTMPCDTLQAKTGGRELRVQLRGYHREISDDKSNNILESKKDKALAKHLFNHLRGSNNLIFSNSRMGVEGLTDDLRALCDELKMPNEFFPHHGNLSKSFREDIESRIKKQSLPTSVVCTSSLELGIDIGSVKSVAQIGPPPSVSSLCQRIGRSGRTEGAPAILRNYITEFEHVNESKRSLDEILFLGMIQAIAMIHLLVRGWVEPPYPDRLHLSTFVQQLLSVITQYNGARPVFLWNLLCETGPFSSITIKIFKHILTRLGEKDVLHQSKDGTLLLGLRGEKIVEHYGFYAAFMSPEELTVVAGGKVLGTLCPNKDLCAGVTIVFAGRRWIVNSYDQQRKQLHVSPSSTGKVPVFYGGEGPIVHDEVRSEMVRCLKSSNIPIFLDVKAKEMLEKARSNFAKINQNGRILFRTKNNTTFIIWKGDKVCYTIHLLLLRAGLSSRIAGCVFQVSNVSPDKLLEILEQIISQPLPEESDLTKWVEVKGREKYDYLLDDYLLDVSCCVGLLDLEGARIAVAEFCTAS; translated from the coding sequence ATGATGACGAACTCGCAACATTCAGAATCTAAGGCGTTTTATCTTCTGCACCCAACTCTTCAAAGGTGGATATGGAAGCAACGTTGGACAAATCTCAGAGATATTCAAGAAGAAGCTATTCATTCCATTTTAGCAAATGATCGGGATGTAATTATTTCCGCCGCAACTGCCGGCGGAAAGACTGAAGCTGCTTTTCTTCCAGTCTTAAGTGATGTGCTTAGAACCAATTCGGAAGGGGTCGCTGTTCTTGGGATTATACCGTTAAAAGCATTGATCAATGATCAATATCAAAGACTAGAGAGTCTAACTCAAGCAACCGGCATTCCTGTTTTTGCATGGCATGGTGATGTAACTGCATCAAAAAAAAATAAAGCTCTGGCGTCTTCTGGAAGTGTGTTGTTGATCACACCCGAGTCTTTAGAAGCTCTTTTTGTTACGCGACCTGATCAAACCATGCGAGCGTTTCGATCTCTGAATAGAATAATTGTCGATGAGTTACATGTATTTATCGGCGCAGAACGGGGGAGGCAGCTTCAAAGCCTTATGCATCGTGTAGAGTACGTTGTTGGAAAGAAGATCCCAAGAATTGGTTTGAGTGCAACTCTTGGAGATATGTTGATGGCTTCCGATTTTCTACGGCATGATAAGACTATGCCGTGTGATACTTTGCAAGCAAAGACTGGCGGAAGAGAGTTACGTGTCCAGCTACGAGGTTATCACAGAGAAATTTCTGACGATAAAAGTAATAATATACTGGAATCCAAAAAGGATAAAGCATTAGCGAAACATCTATTTAATCACCTCCGAGGTAGCAATAATCTCATTTTTTCAAATTCTAGAATGGGAGTGGAGGGGCTCACGGATGATCTTCGTGCACTATGTGACGAGTTGAAAATGCCTAACGAGTTTTTCCCTCATCATGGAAATTTGTCGAAATCATTTCGAGAGGACATAGAAAGCCGGATTAAAAAACAGAGTCTCCCCACATCGGTCGTTTGTACTAGTTCACTAGAATTAGGAATAGATATTGGTTCTGTAAAAAGCGTTGCTCAAATTGGTCCTCCACCTTCTGTATCAAGTCTTTGTCAAAGAATTGGACGGTCCGGTAGAACTGAAGGGGCTCCTGCAATACTTAGAAACTACATAACCGAATTTGAACATGTGAACGAAAGCAAACGTTCATTGGATGAGATTCTTTTTTTAGGAATGATACAAGCAATTGCTATGATCCACTTGCTGGTGAGAGGATGGGTTGAACCGCCATATCCTGACAGGTTGCATCTTTCGACATTTGTTCAGCAGCTATTGTCGGTAATTACGCAATATAATGGAGCAAGACCTGTTTTTCTATGGAACCTTCTATGTGAAACTGGTCCGTTTTCTTCAATTACTATTAAAATATTCAAGCACATATTAACCCGTCTAGGGGAAAAGGATGTTCTTCATCAGAGTAAAGATGGTACTTTGCTACTTGGACTGAGAGGCGAAAAGATTGTTGAACATTATGGATTTTATGCGGCTTTCATGTCCCCTGAAGAGCTAACTGTCGTGGCTGGGGGTAAGGTATTAGGAACACTTTGTCCCAACAAAGATTTATGTGCTGGAGTTACGATTGTTTTTGCTGGGAGAAGGTGGATAGTCAATTCATATGACCAACAAAGAAAACAACTACATGTGTCACCTTCGTCAACTGGCAAGGTTCCTGTATTTTATGGAGGAGAAGGGCCAATTGTTCACGATGAAGTCAGAAGTGAGATGGTGCGTTGCCTAAAATCAAGCAACATTCCAATATTTCTTGATGTTAAAGCAAAAGAAATGCTTGAAAAAGCAAGATCAAATTTCGCAAAAATAAATCAAAACGGAAGAATTCTATTTCGAACAAAGAATAATACCACATTTATAATTTGGAAAGGCGACAAAGTCTGCTACACAATCCATTTACTGCTGTTAAGAGCAGGATTGTCATCTCGCATAGCGGGGTGTGTGTTTCAGGTCTCTAATGTATCACCGGACAAACTGCTTGAAATATTGGAACAGATCATATCTCAGCCTTTGCCAGAAGAGTCTGATTTAACTAAGTGGGTAGAGGTTAAAGGGCGTGAAAAATATGACTATTTGCTAGATGACTATCTATTAGATGTCTCCTGTTGTGTCGGATTGTTAGATCTAGAAGGAGCTAGAATAGCTGTTGCTGAGTTTTGTACTGCCAGTTAG